One Natrinema salaciae genomic region harbors:
- a CDS encoding pentapeptide repeat-containing protein: MADEAGGAAERDDRADADERTGTEAERGTLEGTDDRFATSASRDVDPAILRLSPAEREARGITDDEVRETFRSVLVYGSEEQKELEGVTLPELSLDRTTLESVDRHPVDLSGATIEGLSLGHARVTVPLVLDEATIGSLRLRQTHVEAPVSCSNATVTGETTLFEARFDDDVSFDGTTFEGPVDCDEATFRDDVRFDDATFDDDVTFRAAECHGDSNHLEDNTTFSEATFRADVTFRETEFGFTRFDDVTCHENAVFREATFTGDADFRGVEFGADADFDEVRFEDDTAFDDAAFRGRTTFRGGTFAGGARTLIDDASFVGATFHGDVTFRRASFRYVTFEAAAFRAVARFESTAFAGDADFPDVSFDRGVDFDEGRFREDADFSGVRFDGPSTFRGCEFLGGANHLKDDVSFEGARFADDVDFHDAEIASANFQETAFGGTVDCSRCVVSERIDIEAHGIDDDVFVDFTRAKIRSGRIVQPAEGWVRYDLTLASIGDVDLAAERTRDHRQLLDYFRFCRTEFDEFDGHTFDFSGHRGYLDRNDWTIHGFDQPPADGVDRDYALEMTPEVVESTYLKAKQSAGEIGDMKTAGEFRVKRQRYSRHKNLEAVRDRNAGLMTRTKNLGRAVENWFLGITCGHGMRPMRIGIMFAIAPLFFAIPYAFGGSPFETGAGQLSIGDLATADGLGVFYENVYFSYVSYTTIGYGNIAPEGPLARLLAGSEAYLSTILAALLVYALVKRSEL, from the coding sequence ATGGCAGATGAAGCAGGGGGCGCGGCCGAGCGGGACGATCGGGCCGACGCCGACGAGCGGACCGGCACCGAGGCCGAACGGGGGACGCTCGAGGGGACGGACGATCGCTTCGCGACGAGCGCGTCCAGGGACGTCGACCCCGCCATTCTGCGACTCTCGCCCGCCGAACGCGAGGCACGGGGGATCACCGACGACGAAGTCCGCGAGACGTTTCGCTCGGTCCTCGTCTACGGGAGCGAGGAGCAGAAAGAACTCGAAGGCGTGACGCTTCCCGAGCTCTCGCTGGACCGGACGACGTTGGAAAGCGTCGATCGGCACCCGGTCGATCTCAGCGGGGCGACCATCGAGGGACTCTCGCTGGGGCACGCACGGGTGACGGTGCCGCTCGTGCTCGACGAGGCCACTATCGGATCGCTCCGACTGCGACAGACACACGTCGAAGCGCCGGTTTCGTGCTCGAACGCGACCGTCACCGGAGAGACGACCCTCTTCGAAGCGCGGTTCGACGACGACGTCTCGTTCGACGGGACGACCTTCGAGGGGCCGGTCGACTGCGACGAGGCGACCTTCCGCGACGACGTTCGCTTCGACGACGCGACGTTCGACGACGACGTAACGTTTCGAGCGGCCGAGTGTCACGGCGACTCGAATCACCTCGAGGACAACACGACGTTTTCGGAAGCGACCTTTCGTGCGGACGTGACCTTCCGCGAGACCGAGTTCGGTTTCACCCGGTTCGACGACGTCACGTGCCACGAGAACGCCGTTTTTCGGGAAGCAACCTTCACCGGGGACGCGGACTTTCGCGGTGTCGAGTTCGGCGCAGATGCGGACTTCGACGAGGTTCGGTTCGAGGACGACACCGCGTTCGACGACGCCGCGTTTCGGGGCCGGACGACTTTCCGCGGTGGGACGTTCGCCGGCGGGGCTCGAACGCTGATCGACGACGCCAGCTTCGTCGGCGCGACCTTCCACGGCGACGTGACGTTTCGGCGGGCGTCCTTTCGATACGTGACGTTCGAAGCCGCCGCGTTCCGAGCGGTCGCCCGCTTCGAGTCGACGGCGTTTGCCGGCGATGCGGACTTTCCCGACGTCTCGTTCGATCGCGGGGTCGACTTCGACGAGGGTCGATTCCGCGAAGACGCCGACTTCTCGGGTGTTCGGTTCGACGGCCCGTCTACCTTTCGCGGCTGCGAGTTCCTCGGCGGTGCGAACCACCTCAAAGACGACGTTTCCTTCGAGGGCGCGCGGTTCGCCGACGACGTCGACTTTCACGACGCCGAGATCGCGTCCGCGAACTTCCAGGAGACTGCCTTCGGCGGCACGGTCGACTGCAGCCGGTGCGTCGTCTCCGAACGGATCGACATCGAAGCGCACGGAATCGACGACGACGTGTTCGTCGATTTCACCCGCGCGAAGATCCGGAGCGGTCGGATCGTCCAGCCCGCGGAGGGGTGGGTTCGGTACGATCTGACGCTCGCAAGCATCGGCGACGTCGACCTCGCGGCCGAGCGGACGCGCGATCACCGGCAGCTCCTCGATTACTTTCGGTTCTGCCGGACGGAGTTCGACGAGTTCGACGGCCACACGTTCGACTTCAGCGGCCACCGGGGGTACCTCGATCGAAACGACTGGACCATCCACGGCTTCGACCAGCCACCGGCCGACGGGGTCGATCGCGACTACGCCCTCGAGATGACGCCGGAAGTCGTCGAATCGACGTATCTGAAGGCCAAACAGAGCGCGGGCGAGATCGGCGACATGAAAACCGCCGGCGAGTTCCGCGTCAAGCGCCAGCGGTACAGCCGTCACAAGAACCTCGAGGCCGTCCGCGACCGGAACGCAGGACTGATGACCAGGACGAAGAACCTCGGGCGAGCCGTGGAGAACTGGTTCCTCGGGATCACCTGCGGACACGGGATGCGGCCGATGCGGATCGGCATCATGTTCGCCATCGCGCCGCTGTTTTTCGCGATCCCGTACGCGTTCGGCGGCTCGCCGTTCGAGACGGGAGCCGGCCAGCTCTCGATCGGCGACCTCGCCACCGCCGACGGACTCGGCGTCTTCTACGAGAACGTCTACTTCAGCTACGTCAGCTACACGACGATCGGGTACGGGAACATCGCGCCCGAGGGGCCGCTCGCCCGCTTGCTCGCCGGCTCCGAGGCCTACCTCAGTACGATCCTCGCCGCCTTGCTCGTCTACGCGCTTGTCAAGCGCTCCGAACTGTGA
- a CDS encoding polysaccharide deacetylase family protein — protein sequence MKRRAYLVTAAAATLGGCSALTDSDASDESNETDDSPDSSDTIDEEPGSFDQFDDLSMWEVMEGSLELDAERAYVGDQAGRMTADESQRRVMIKRRFDSPRDLSDEFPALAFATEQDVDPVVQLSDTDGNRLLLKCNVEPGLPLAHHDLAVYDTDGDPDLSEVAHVKISAWAGDSRSVTVWADDLRFVSRPETGKVLLQFDGGDEATATRAHSTLSEHDFPATAFVPTDRVGGRGYLSQGQLETLQRDGWTIGSQGTRGSDLSGGSESAQRARIEGAVEWLEGNGFEDGANYFSYPLNRYDDTTMGIVEETHDLGFVGGFAGHGNLLNPALAPRTVGPSAEEAKQVLDWTARFRTIATLSYTDLGGNSGAAFEETVSSLADLESAGEIEVVGPADIASNHVHEA from the coding sequence ATGAAACGACGAGCGTATCTCGTGACGGCCGCCGCTGCGACGCTCGGTGGCTGTTCTGCCCTGACCGATTCGGACGCGTCGGACGAGTCGAACGAAACCGACGATTCCCCCGACTCGTCGGACACGATCGACGAGGAACCGGGTTCCTTCGATCAGTTCGACGATCTCTCGATGTGGGAAGTGATGGAGGGCTCGCTCGAACTCGACGCCGAGCGAGCGTACGTCGGCGACCAGGCCGGTCGCATGACGGCCGACGAGTCCCAGCGCCGAGTCATGATCAAACGCCGATTCGACTCGCCGCGGGATCTCTCGGACGAGTTCCCCGCGCTGGCGTTCGCGACCGAACAGGACGTCGATCCGGTCGTGCAGCTCTCCGACACGGACGGCAATCGGCTGCTCCTCAAGTGCAACGTCGAGCCGGGACTCCCGCTCGCCCACCACGACCTCGCGGTCTACGACACCGACGGCGACCCCGATCTGAGCGAGGTCGCCCACGTCAAGATCTCCGCGTGGGCGGGCGACAGTCGATCGGTGACGGTGTGGGCCGACGACCTTCGGTTCGTCTCCCGGCCGGAGACGGGCAAAGTCCTCCTCCAGTTCGACGGCGGCGACGAGGCGACCGCCACTCGAGCCCACTCGACGCTCTCCGAACACGACTTTCCCGCGACGGCGTTCGTCCCCACCGATCGCGTGGGCGGCCGCGGCTACCTCAGCCAGGGCCAACTCGAGACCCTCCAGCGCGACGGCTGGACGATCGGCAGTCAGGGAACGCGAGGCAGCGACCTCTCCGGCGGGAGCGAGTCCGCCCAGCGAGCGCGGATCGAGGGTGCCGTCGAGTGGCTCGAGGGGAACGGGTTCGAGGACGGTGCGAACTACTTCTCCTACCCGCTCAACCGCTACGACGACACGACGATGGGTATCGTCGAGGAGACACACGATCTCGGCTTCGTCGGTGGCTTCGCCGGCCACGGAAACCTGTTGAACCCCGCCCTCGCGCCGCGGACGGTCGGCCCGTCCGCCGAGGAGGCGAAGCAGGTGCTCGACTGGACCGCACGGTTCCGGACGATCGCGACGCTCTCGTACACCGATCTCGGTGGCAACTCGGGAGCGGCGTTCGAAGAGACGGTCTCGTCCCTCGCCGATCTCGAGTCGGCCGGCGAGATCGAGGTCGTCGGCCCGGCCGACATCGCGTCGAACCACGTTCACGAGGCGTAG
- a CDS encoding sulfurtransferase: protein MATDYANDVLVTADWVADRLDDFQDDDSDHRLVEVDVDTEAYEEEHAPGAIGFNWETQLQDQTQRDILDKEDFEDLLGSHGISEDDTVVLYGDNSNWFAAYTYWQFKYYGHDEVYLLDGGREYWLDNDYPTTDETPDFSETEYDAAGPRESIRAYREDVENAIERGVPLVDVRSPEEFSGEILAPSGLQETAQRGGHVPGAKNISWAAVTNDDGTFKDREELEELYAEEGIDGDETTVAYCRIGERSSVAWFALHELLGYEDAVNYDGSWTEWGNLVNAPIETGSGE from the coding sequence ATGGCAACCGACTACGCCAACGACGTACTCGTCACGGCCGACTGGGTCGCTGACCGACTCGACGACTTCCAGGACGACGATTCCGACCACCGACTGGTCGAAGTCGACGTCGACACGGAAGCCTACGAGGAGGAACACGCACCCGGCGCGATCGGCTTCAACTGGGAGACGCAGCTCCAGGACCAGACCCAGCGAGACATCCTCGACAAGGAGGACTTCGAGGACCTCCTCGGGAGCCACGGCATCAGCGAGGACGACACGGTCGTCCTCTACGGTGACAACTCCAACTGGTTCGCTGCCTACACCTACTGGCAGTTCAAGTACTACGGTCACGACGAGGTCTATCTGCTCGACGGCGGCCGCGAATACTGGCTCGACAACGACTATCCGACCACGGACGAGACACCCGACTTCTCGGAAACCGAGTACGACGCCGCCGGTCCGCGCGAGAGCATCCGCGCCTACCGAGAGGACGTCGAGAATGCGATCGAGCGCGGCGTCCCGCTGGTCGACGTTCGCTCGCCCGAGGAGTTCTCCGGCGAGATCCTCGCCCCCTCCGGCCTGCAGGAGACCGCACAGCGCGGCGGCCACGTCCCCGGCGCGAAGAACATCTCGTGGGCCGCCGTGACCAACGACGACGGCACCTTCAAGGACCGCGAGGAGCTCGAGGAGCTCTACGCCGAGGAGGGCATCGACGGCGACGAGACGACCGTCGCCTACTGCCGCATCGGCGAGCGCTCGTCGGTCGCCTGGTTCGCCCTGCACGAACTGCTCGGCTACGAGGACGCCGTCAACTACGACGGCTCCTGGACCGAGTGGGGCAACCTCGTCAACGCACCGATCGAAACCGGCAGCGGCGAATAA
- a CDS encoding DUF7553 family protein, which yields MTRDELENTAESLAQAADAASDEAQDRLQNQAAKFEDYATADRGPDHGQLARHEHILHDIADDEGGAVADHVDDALESITEFRSTLEGV from the coding sequence ATGACTCGAGACGAACTCGAGAACACGGCCGAATCGCTCGCACAGGCAGCGGACGCCGCGTCCGACGAGGCACAGGACCGACTCCAGAACCAGGCGGCGAAGTTCGAGGACTACGCCACGGCCGACCGCGGCCCGGATCACGGCCAGCTCGCGCGTCACGAACACATCCTGCACGACATCGCGGACGACGAAGGCGGCGCCGTCGCCGACCACGTCGACGACGCGCTCGAGTCGATCACCGAGTTCCGATCGACGCTCGAGGGCGTCTAG
- a CDS encoding type II toxin-antitoxin system HicB family antitoxin, which translates to MSSDDDADPADYDALADADVTMRVNDHGLHIADDEETGVSSQGQTPEEALENLAAAVESYREATSNDPGDDWL; encoded by the coding sequence ATGAGCTCCGACGACGACGCTGACCCCGCGGACTACGACGCCCTCGCGGACGCGGACGTGACCATGCGAGTCAACGACCACGGCCTCCACATCGCCGACGACGAGGAAACCGGCGTCTCGAGTCAGGGACAGACGCCCGAAGAAGCGCTCGAGAACCTCGCGGCGGCGGTCGAGTCGTACAGGGAGGCGACGTCGAACGACCCGGGCGACGACTGGCTCTGA
- a CDS encoding rubrerythrin family protein: MTDPDAFVETVNEANQTALSRLGSSKSLYADTGGEIDTEPVLEATADAEYAAWQTFREWADDEADDEARAAFEATAADENDHYETVADKLADDEYEPDEVPQLHEYLRDREDTVSRTGALVGRILASQRSKDQVVGYFVGDADPQTASLFRGFGEDLDEQLERATALLETVCESDDDWDRAEEAATGAIQAAYDEYVETLEGMGANPKPVC, translated from the coding sequence ATGACCGATCCGGACGCGTTCGTCGAGACCGTCAACGAAGCCAACCAGACCGCACTCTCGCGACTCGGCTCCTCGAAGTCGTTGTACGCCGACACCGGCGGTGAGATCGATACCGAGCCCGTTCTCGAGGCGACCGCCGACGCCGAGTACGCCGCCTGGCAGACGTTCCGCGAGTGGGCGGACGACGAGGCCGACGACGAGGCCCGCGCGGCCTTCGAAGCCACGGCCGCCGACGAGAACGACCACTACGAGACCGTCGCCGACAAACTCGCCGACGACGAGTACGAGCCCGACGAGGTTCCACAGCTTCACGAGTACCTGCGCGACCGCGAGGACACCGTCTCCCGCACCGGCGCGCTCGTCGGCCGCATCCTCGCGAGCCAGCGCTCGAAAGACCAGGTCGTCGGCTACTTCGTCGGCGACGCCGACCCGCAGACCGCCAGCCTGTTCCGCGGGTTCGGCGAGGACTTGGACGAGCAACTCGAGCGCGCGACCGCCCTCCTCGAGACCGTCTGCGAGTCCGACGACGACTGGGACCGCGCCGAGGAGGCCGCGACGGGCGCGATCCAGGCTGCCTACGACGAGTACGTCGAGACGCTCGAGGGGATGGGCGCGAACCCCAAGCCAGTCTGTTAA
- a CDS encoding dihydrolipoyl dehydrogenase, protein MDEYDIVVLGGGSGSLVATAAAETGLEAAVVEPGPLGGACITRGCVPSKALIHRADVVTDVRNAEAFDVDARLEGVEYGEITAAIHDTVYEKADNQASNLRDSEGVSLYRGDGRFVDDRTLEIEPVDESEDERAAKIRGETVVVAVGGRPTVPPIDGLDDVAYLTSDDALFLAERPDELVIVGGGYIGAELGYFFAAVGTEVSIVGRSDRLVPREDDDVSAVVTESLANYCDVYTGYEAAEVGTDGDAVVVTAEPSGDDGDAGNESGDAVELAADELLLAAGRRPNTDTLGVEATGVETDDRGYVETDQFLKTSADGVWALGDVVEDQPYKHAADYEARVVAENVLEESQRAVDYEAMPHAIFTEPQVASVGRTEGELADDGRDYETETVPYDAAPMGMILEADDGFVKAIAGPDGEILGCHVVGPQASSLIHEVVVAMDSGGGTVDDVAGSVHVHPALNEVVYAAFDELADTDYSTAPDWRDVGGRD, encoded by the coding sequence ATGGACGAGTACGATATCGTCGTGCTCGGCGGCGGATCGGGCAGTCTGGTCGCCACTGCGGCCGCCGAGACGGGTCTCGAGGCCGCCGTCGTCGAGCCCGGGCCGCTGGGCGGCGCGTGTATCACTCGCGGCTGCGTTCCCTCGAAGGCGCTCATTCATCGGGCCGACGTGGTGACGGACGTGCGAAACGCCGAGGCCTTCGACGTCGACGCCCGGCTCGAAGGCGTCGAGTACGGCGAGATCACGGCCGCGATCCACGATACGGTCTACGAGAAGGCGGATAACCAGGCATCGAATCTGCGGGACAGTGAGGGCGTCAGCCTCTATCGCGGCGATGGGCGGTTCGTCGACGATCGAACCCTCGAGATCGAGCCGGTCGACGAGAGCGAGGACGAGAGGGCCGCGAAGATCCGCGGTGAGACCGTCGTCGTCGCGGTCGGGGGCCGCCCCACGGTGCCGCCGATCGACGGTCTCGACGACGTCGCGTATCTCACCAGCGACGACGCGCTGTTCCTCGCGGAGCGGCCCGACGAACTCGTCATCGTCGGGGGCGGCTACATCGGGGCCGAACTGGGCTACTTCTTCGCCGCGGTCGGGACCGAGGTCTCGATCGTCGGCCGTAGCGACCGGCTCGTCCCGCGGGAGGACGACGACGTGAGCGCGGTCGTGACCGAGTCGCTGGCGAACTACTGCGACGTCTACACCGGGTACGAGGCGGCCGAAGTCGGGACGGACGGCGACGCGGTGGTGGTCACCGCGGAGCCGAGCGGCGACGATGGCGATGCTGGTAACGAGAGCGGCGACGCCGTCGAGCTCGCCGCCGACGAACTCCTGCTCGCGGCCGGCCGACGGCCGAACACCGATACGCTCGGGGTCGAGGCCACTGGCGTCGAGACCGACGACCGGGGGTACGTCGAGACCGACCAGTTCCTGAAGACGAGCGCCGACGGCGTCTGGGCGCTGGGTGACGTCGTCGAGGACCAGCCGTACAAGCACGCGGCGGACTACGAGGCCCGCGTCGTCGCGGAGAACGTCCTCGAGGAGAGCCAGCGGGCCGTCGACTACGAGGCGATGCCCCACGCGATCTTCACCGAGCCACAGGTCGCCAGCGTCGGGCGGACCGAGGGCGAGCTCGCGGACGACGGACGTGACTACGAGACCGAAACCGTCCCCTACGACGCCGCGCCGATGGGGATGATTCTCGAGGCCGACGACGGATTCGTGAAGGCCATCGCCGGGCCGGACGGCGAGATCCTGGGCTGTCACGTCGTCGGCCCGCAGGCCTCGTCGCTGATTCACGAGGTCGTGGTAGCGATGGACAGCGGCGGCGGTACCGTCGACGACGTCGCCGGTTCGGTCCACGTCCATCCCGCGCTGAACGAGGTCGTCTACGCGGCGTTCGACGAACTGGCCGATACCGACTACTCGACGGCCCCGGACTGGCGAGACGTGGGCGGACGAGACTGA
- a CDS encoding DUF2617 family protein, whose translation MARETLQFVHADRPPETGDVRVFDSFTRRFLGTAFTFRIIGSSHYVSAPEYDFYELSTCDPAPTVVRDGTGIPLESDRPPRRLVFETDALRCVTTVEHRPLSAFPHDRFRSGSPGFDLAYAFDGNPDAVTTIEIAEDGYETYHTYPEFDLALYTRSAFTRRRDSSPHRRSPDPVSDVPRESHPSEGNDVF comes from the coding sequence ATGGCACGAGAAACCCTCCAGTTCGTTCACGCAGATCGCCCACCGGAAACCGGCGACGTTCGTGTCTTCGACTCGTTCACGCGTCGGTTTCTGGGAACGGCGTTCACGTTTCGGATCATCGGCAGTTCCCACTACGTCAGCGCGCCCGAGTACGACTTCTACGAACTGTCCACCTGTGACCCCGCCCCGACGGTCGTTCGTGACGGAACGGGGATTCCGCTCGAGTCGGACCGGCCGCCTCGCCGACTCGTCTTCGAGACTGACGCGCTGCGGTGTGTGACTACCGTCGAACACCGGCCGCTGTCGGCGTTCCCGCACGACCGGTTCCGGTCCGGCTCACCCGGGTTCGACCTCGCGTACGCGTTCGACGGGAATCCCGACGCCGTAACGACGATCGAAATCGCCGAGGACGGCTACGAAACCTACCACACCTACCCGGAGTTCGACCTCGCGCTCTACACGCGGAGTGCCTTCACGAGACGCCGCGATTCGTCACCGCACCGGCGGTCGCCCGACCCCGTCTCGGACGTGCCGCGAGAGTCACACCCCTCCGAAGGGAACGACGTCTTCTAA
- a CDS encoding HalOD1 output domain-containing protein has protein sequence MTDRNSSTAYDLLCDISDRERCDIVDLPPLYRTLDPDALDSLTESDGVRIDFSYLGYDVTVDSDEIRIEPSQPH, from the coding sequence ATGACCGATCGAAATAGTTCCACTGCGTACGATCTCTTGTGTGACATCTCGGATAGGGAGCGGTGCGATATCGTCGACCTCCCGCCGCTGTACCGAACGCTCGACCCCGACGCGCTCGACAGTCTCACCGAGTCGGACGGCGTCCGCATCGATTTTTCGTATCTCGGATACGACGTCACGGTCGACAGTGACGAGATCAGAATCGAGCCGTCCCAGCCGCACTGA
- a CDS encoding sulfurtransferase, whose translation MDDSVVVSPDWLASRLDDPQVRLVDVRDAWEFDGIGHLPGAVNIPFDSYRDESDVDRGTLPGAAAFADLLGEAGIEADDTIVAYDDTHGVFAARFVLTALEYGHDDVRLLDGDYSAWNQSYETTGETPDVESTTYEADPLSPEESPLVGYDAVAAALERDAVLVDTRERDEFEEARLPGAVRFDWREVVDDETRRLKPEAELEALLAEHGITPDREIVLYCNTARRISHTYVVLTALGYEDVHFYEGSLTEWLANDGEVESGPVSTAEDD comes from the coding sequence ATGGACGATTCCGTCGTCGTTTCCCCCGACTGGCTCGCATCGCGGTTGGACGATCCGCAGGTCCGTCTCGTCGACGTCAGGGACGCCTGGGAGTTCGACGGGATCGGGCACCTGCCCGGCGCGGTGAACATCCCGTTCGACAGCTACCGCGACGAGAGCGACGTCGACCGCGGCACCTTGCCCGGCGCGGCGGCCTTCGCGGACCTGCTCGGCGAGGCGGGTATCGAAGCCGACGACACGATCGTCGCCTACGACGACACCCACGGCGTCTTCGCCGCCCGCTTCGTGCTCACCGCCCTCGAGTACGGCCACGACGACGTGCGCCTGCTCGACGGCGACTACAGCGCCTGGAATCAATCGTACGAGACCACCGGCGAGACCCCCGACGTCGAGTCGACGACCTACGAGGCCGACCCGCTCTCCCCCGAGGAGAGTCCGCTCGTGGGCTACGACGCCGTCGCGGCGGCTCTCGAGCGCGACGCCGTCCTCGTCGACACGCGCGAACGGGACGAGTTCGAGGAGGCCCGTCTCCCGGGCGCGGTCCGATTCGACTGGCGTGAAGTCGTCGACGACGAGACGCGGCGGCTGAAACCGGAGGCCGAACTCGAGGCGCTGCTCGCCGAGCACGGAATCACGCCGGACCGAGAGATCGTCCTCTACTGCAACACCGCTCGCCGGATTAGCCACACCTACGTCGTCCTCACGGCGCTGGGATACGAGGACGTCCACTTCTACGAGGGGAGCCTGACGGAGTGGCTCGCCAACGACGGCGAGGTCGAGAGCGGGCCGGTTTCGACGGCCGAAGACGACTGA
- a CDS encoding spermidine synthase, which produces MNETPTDSADGRGSDGAGSSEPGSGPPERERRDRRTRRLLTDRRVALSATFVVAFCSIAYELVYSELLTVFFGGTVLRYSITIGLYMFSLGVGSVLSAQLGEPESNFLRTEVYLAVAGPAGAVAIVGLNSLPSLSGSVPEQLVLALSHVPILVVGVLSGFEVPLLTDLVEDREDTIFASLGRLYPRRIVRGVLGVFFAVGEPDERSFSEVLGVDYLGSLAGTVVYALVLYPRFGIVVSVFALGLLNAVAALGFAAWTFSGSTRSLSRPTTGRWRVVLVVGLLLTGSYAAVVAHPDAVDRAVTTTYLERTIESEYPDGTADVRARSYDTTPYQTVLTYERDLESHAGTETCLRLDRALQFCDRWVDSYHSGLVDVPMTTFDDPSSVDVLLVGGGDYIAVDHLRQYNASVDQVDIDGEFLEMAREREFFRQYNDDAYEYDRLNTTVEDAFTYLQETDETYDLVLLDIPGIRSDETMSLYSTEFYTLVRERLSDDGLAVTWTYARSDDPAHHKVYANTVREAGFDRYLPYYVYDDLDGDERLEPGERFYVLSDGPTPEPALERAESEYVHEHADAFDEWQWRTLPAYRGVEPNSVLHPNYDIVVDY; this is translated from the coding sequence ATGAACGAGACACCGACCGATAGCGCCGACGGGAGGGGGAGCGACGGAGCCGGTTCGAGCGAACCCGGTTCGGGACCGCCGGAGCGAGAGCGGCGGGACCGGCGAACACGTCGGCTCCTCACCGATCGGCGCGTGGCGCTTTCGGCGACGTTCGTCGTCGCGTTTTGTTCGATCGCGTACGAACTCGTCTACTCGGAGCTGCTCACCGTCTTCTTCGGCGGGACGGTCCTCCGGTATTCGATCACGATCGGACTCTACATGTTCTCGCTCGGGGTCGGATCGGTCCTCTCGGCGCAGCTCGGCGAGCCGGAGTCGAACTTCCTCCGGACCGAAGTGTACCTCGCGGTCGCGGGACCAGCGGGAGCGGTCGCCATCGTCGGGCTCAACTCCCTGCCGTCGCTCTCCGGGTCCGTTCCGGAGCAGCTGGTCCTCGCGCTCTCGCACGTCCCGATCCTCGTGGTCGGCGTACTGTCGGGCTTCGAGGTGCCGCTGCTGACCGACCTCGTCGAGGACCGGGAAGACACGATCTTCGCGTCGCTCGGTCGCCTCTACCCGCGACGGATCGTCCGCGGCGTCCTCGGCGTCTTCTTCGCGGTCGGCGAGCCGGACGAGCGGTCGTTCTCCGAGGTGCTCGGCGTCGACTACCTCGGAAGCCTCGCCGGCACGGTCGTCTACGCGCTCGTGTTGTACCCCCGGTTCGGAATCGTTGTCTCCGTGTTCGCGCTGGGGTTGTTGAACGCCGTCGCCGCGCTGGGCTTCGCCGCGTGGACGTTCTCGGGCTCGACCAGATCACTCTCGCGGCCGACGACCGGTCGGTGGCGGGTGGTCCTCGTCGTCGGCCTCCTCCTGACCGGCTCCTACGCCGCCGTCGTCGCCCACCCCGACGCCGTCGACCGGGCCGTGACGACGACCTACCTCGAGCGAACCATCGAGAGCGAGTACCCCGACGGAACGGCGGACGTCAGGGCGCGCAGCTACGACACCACGCCGTACCAGACGGTGCTCACGTACGAGCGCGACCTCGAGAGCCACGCCGGAACGGAGACGTGTCTCCGCCTGGATCGGGCGCTCCAGTTCTGTGATCGGTGGGTCGACTCCTACCACAGCGGCCTCGTCGACGTTCCGATGACGACCTTCGACGATCCGTCCTCGGTGGACGTCCTGCTCGTCGGCGGCGGCGATTATATCGCCGTCGACCACCTTCGCCAGTACAACGCGTCGGTCGATCAGGTCGATATCGACGGCGAGTTCCTCGAGATGGCGCGGGAACGGGAGTTCTTCCGGCAGTACAACGACGATGCGTACGAGTACGACCGGCTGAACACGACGGTCGAGGACGCCTTTACCTACCTGCAGGAGACCGACGAAACCTACGATCTCGTCCTGCTTGACATCCCGGGCATCCGCAGCGACGAGACGATGTCGCTGTACTCGACGGAGTTCTACACGCTGGTCCGCGAGCGCCTCTCCGACGACGGCCTCGCCGTCACCTGGACCTACGCGCGGAGCGACGACCCAGCCCACCACAAGGTCTACGCCAACACGGTCCGCGAGGCGGGGTTCGACCGATACCTGCCGTACTACGTCTACGACGACCTCGACGGTGACGAGCGACTCGAGCCCGGCGAGCGCTTCTACGTGCTCTCGGACGGCCCGACGCCCGAACCCGCGCTCGAGCGTGCCGAAAGCGAGTACGTTCACGAGCACGCCGACGCGTTCGACGAGTGGCAGTGGCGGACCCTGCCCGCCTACCGTGGGGTCGAACCGAACAGCGTCCTGCACCCGAACTACGACATCGTCGTCGACTACTGA